The proteins below are encoded in one region of Acanthochromis polyacanthus isolate Apoly-LR-REF ecotype Palm Island chromosome 4, KAUST_Apoly_ChrSc, whole genome shotgun sequence:
- the tomm70a gene encoding mitochondrial import receptor subunit TOM70, whose product MAASKPVEPQSGTGLPRWQLALLIGTPIVLGVGAVYLWNRSRTKERKGTGERKTPEGSASPVQGQDGAARASREQENMSPLDRAQAAKNKGNKYFKAGKYENAIQCYTEAIALCPTEQKADLSTFYQNRAAAYEQQMKWTEVVQDCSQAVEMNPRYVKALFRRAKALEKLDNKKECLEDVTAVCILEAFQNQQSMLLADKVLKQLGKEKAKEKYKNREPMMPSPQFIKSYFSSFTDDIISQPLQKGEKKDEDKDKEGEAAEVTESSGYLKAKQYMEEENYDKIISECTKEIESGGRYTAEALLLRATFYLLIGNATAAQPDLDRVINMQDANVKLRANALIKRGSMYMQQQQPVLSTQDFNMAAEIDTRNPDVYHHRGQLKILLDQVDEAVGDFDECILLRPDSALAQAQKCFALYRQAYTGNNPAQVQTAMDGFEDVIRRFPKCAEGYALYAQALTDQQQFGKADEMYDKCIELEPDNATTYVHKGLLQLQWKQDLDLGLELISKAIEIDNKCDFAYETMGTIEVQRGNLDKAIDMFNKAINLAKSEMEMAHLYSLCDAAYAQTEVARKYGLKPPTL is encoded by the exons ATGGCTGCTTCAAAGCCAGTCGAGCCGCAGTCGGGGACTGGACTACCCCGCTGGCAGCTGGCACTGTTAATCGGGACTCCCATAGTGCTGGGGGTGGGGGCGGTGTACCTGTGGAACCGCAGCAGGACGAAGGAACGGAAAGGCACCGGGGAGCGGAAAACTCCAGAAGGCAGCGCCAGCCCCGTGCAGGGCCAAGACGGAGCAGCTCGCGCCAGCCGAGAGCAGGAGAACATG AGCCCTTTGGATCGGGCccaagcagcaaaaaacaaaggCAACAAGTACTTCAAGGCTGGCAAGTATGAAAACGCCATCCAGTGCTACACAGAAGCCATTGCTCTCTGCCCGACAGAACAGAAGGCTGATTTGTCCACATTTTACcagaacagagcagcagcataCGAACAGCAG ATGAAATGGACAGAAGTTGTACAGGATTGCTCTCAAGCTGTGGAGATGAATCCACGTTATGTCAAGGCTCTGTTCAGGAGGGCCAAAGCTCTGGAAAAACTAGACAACAAGAAGGAGTGCCTAGAGG ATGTCACAGCGGTGTGTATTCTTGAGGCCTTCCAGAACCAGCAGAGCATGCTGCTAGCGGACAAGGTGCTGAAACAGCTGGGGAAGGAGAAGGCCAAAGAGAAGTACAAG AACCGTGAGCCAATGATGCCTTCGCCTCAGTTCATAAAGTCATACTTCAGCTCATTCACAGACGACATCATCTCCCAGCCGCTGCAGAAGGGCGAGAAGAAAGATGAAGACAAGGACAAAGAGGGCGAGGCAGCCGAGGTTACTGAGAG CTCTGGCTACTTGAAGGCAAAGCAGTACATGGAGGAGGAAAACTATGATAAAATCATCAGTGAATGCACCAAGGAGATCGAGTCTGGAGGCCGATACACTGCCGAGGCACTGCTGCTGCGAGCCACATTCTATCTGCTGATTGGTAACGCTACTGCTGCTCAGCCTGACCTGGACCGAGTCATTAACATGCAGGACGCCAATGTGAAG CTCCGAGCCAATGCTTTGATCAAGCGTGGCAGCATgtacatgcagcagcagcagcctgtgcTCTCCACACAAGACTTCAACATGGCGGCCGAGATTGACACACGCAACCCAGACGTGTATCACCACAGGGGGCAG CTGAAGATCCTGCTGGACCAGGTGGATGAAGCAGTGGGAGACTTTGATGAGTGCATCCTGCTCAGGCCTGACTCTGCTCTGGCTCAAGCACAGAAATGCTTTGCCCTT TACAGACAGGCATATACTGGAAACAACCCAGCACAAGTACAGACAGCCATGGATGGTTTTGAGGATGTTATCCGAAGGTTTCCAAAATGTGCTGAGGGCTACGCTCTTTATGCTCAG gcTTTGACCGATCAGCAGCAATTTGGAAAAGCTGATGAGATGTATGACAAGTGTATTGAACTGGAACCAGACAATGCTACCACATATGTCCACAAAGG TTTGTTGCAGCTTCAGTGGAAACAAGACCTTGACCTAGGTCTCGAGCTCATCAGTAAGGCGATCGAGATCGACAACAAATGTGACTTTGCATATGAAACTATGGGAACCATTGAAGTTCAAAG GGGCAATCTGGACAAGGCGATAGATATGTTCAACAAAGCAATTAACCTTGCCAAGTCAGAGATGGAGATGGCCCATTTGTACTCGTTATGTGATGCAGCGTACGCCCAGACAGAAGTGGCCAGGAAATACGGGCTGAAACCTCCCACACTGTAA
- the lnp1 gene encoding LOW QUALITY PROTEIN: leukemia NUP98 fusion partner 1 (The sequence of the model RefSeq protein was modified relative to this genomic sequence to represent the inferred CDS: deleted 4 bases in 2 codons) — protein MSLRLLPAIVMDNDEDDDGNFTKWMSSYWGHGAESGHSRERKRSFGRPAKTQADRRASLPTVVRTDESMHLNRFHAATMAPTPSHIKPREERGSRPHLRARRASSDDNSRSKTPPENRITTIPELTESLEKRLCLTDKRATSLGEHRPLK, from the exons ATGTCTCTAAGATTACTGCCTGCTATCGTTATGGACAATGACGAGGACGATGATGGTAACTTCACAAAATGGATGAGTAGTTACTGGGGTCACGGAGCAGAATCTGGACACAGCAGGGAGAGAAAACGCAGTTTCGGGAGGCCTGCAAAAACACAAGCTGACCGAAGAGCATCTCTACCGACTGTGGTAAGAACTGATGAATCCATGCAT TTAAACAGATTCCATGCAGCCACGATGGCTCCGACTCCGAGTCACATCAAACCCCGGGAGGAA AGGGGGAGCAGGCCTCACCTGAGGGCTCGACGGGCTTCCTCAGACGACAACAGTCGCTCCAAGACG CCTCCAGAGAACCGCATCACCACCATCCCAGAGCTCACTGAGTCACTGGAGAAGAGACTTTGCCTCACTGATAAAAGAGCCACATCTCTTGGTGAGCATAGGCCATTAAAGTGA
- the tbc1d23 gene encoding TBC1 domain family member 23 isoform X1 produces the protein MADAAEEALQGSWDQDLAEALDSGGSDMEMERSIIQVQESSAQHRAKMWKIALNVSGKGDSLSPWDGVLDLPEQTLIHNRSQQLIDQLGASEEDRSETVSDVESVITFYCKSRNITFTPELSWPHLLKPLLGLQLPRSDLYNCFYAVMNKYIPRDCVPNGRPFHLYRLLLQYHEPELCSFLDTKKITPDSYAINWLGSLFSSHCPPDVTQSLWDSYLQQADPFLIFFLMLIILVNAKETILAQEGGSKEEIIKMLEASPSLLESEDIEDLFSLAQYYQSKTPLSLRKMNQNLFGSSLVALKEEDTDLSQALCLPVSVPEILQANQLQQDGVRFFVVDCRPAEQYNAGHLSTAFHLDSDLMLQNPSEFALSVKSLLEAQKQSLESGSIASGEHLCFMGSGREEEDMYMNMVLAHFLQKNKEYVSIAKGGFMALQQHLVDMNVEGLDSSYMHWIVSTSGSHSSLSSADGESLSSPGDSKGVKSLVNKMTFALKSKSVNVKEKMISFIENTSTPVDRISFNLPWPEKVIPDRHVSSSDRVGKPYRGVKPVFSIGDEEEYDTDEIDSSSMSDDDRKEIVNIQTWINKPDVKHHIPCNEVKETGHMFPSHLLITATHMYCLREIASRKGFAYIQSRQALNSVVKITSKKKHPELITFKFGSNNSAGVEISAVERYLIPNAGDATKVIKQQIMKVLDALESS, from the exons ATGGCGGATGCCGCGGAGGAAGCTCTTCAGGGCAGCTG GGACCAGGATCTAGCTGAGGCTCTGGACTCTGGTGGCTCAGACATGGAGATGGAGAGGAGCATCATCCAGGTCCAGGAGAGTTCAGCTCAGCACAGGGCAAAGATGTGGAAG ATTGCTCTAAATGTCTCTGGAAAAGGAGACAGCTTGTCTCCCTGGGACGGCGTTCTCGATTTGCCAGAACAAACGCTCATTCACAACCGCAGTCAGCAGCTGATCG ACCAGCTGGGAGCCTCAGAGGAAGACAGAAGTGAAACGGTGTCTGATGTGGAGTCTGTCATCACTTTCTACTGTAAGTCTCGTAACATTACGTTCACCCCGGAGCTCAGCTGGCCACACCTGCTCAAACCACTGCTGGGGCTTCAGTTGCCCCGCAGCGACCTCTACAACTGCTTCTACGCTGTCATGAACAAATACATCCCCAG AGACTGTGTGCCAAATGGCCGGCCTTTCCACCTGTACAGACTACTGCTGCAGTATCATGAACCAGAGCTCTGCTCATTCTTGGACACCAAAAAGATTACACCTGACTCCTACGCCATCAACTGG CTTGgcagtctgttttccagccactGCCCTCCTGATGTTACCCAGTCTTTGTGGGACTCCTACCTCCAGCAGGCCGACCCCttcctcatcttcttcctcaTGCTCATCATCCTCGTCAATGCCAA AGAGACCATCCTTGCACAAGAAGGAGGCAGTAAAGAGGAAATTATCA AAATGCTGGAAGCGTCTCCTTCACTCCTGGAATCTGAGGACattgaagatttgttttccctGGCCCAGTATTACCAGAGCAAAACCCCTCTGTCGCTCAGAAAG ATGAACCAAAATCTGTTTGGCAGCAGCCTGGTGGCGCTTAAAGAGGAAGACACTGACCTGAGTCAGGCTCTGTGTCTTCCTGTGTCTGTCCCTGAAATCCTGCAGGCGAACCAGCTGCAGCAG GATGGGGTGCGTTTCTTTGTGGTCGATTGTCGACCAGCAGAGCAGTACAACGCTGGGCATCTGTCCACGGCCTTCCACCTGGACTCTGACCTG ATGCTCCAGAATCCCTCTGAGTTTGCTCTCTCTGTGAAATCCCTCTTGGAGGCACAGAAGCAATCTTTAGAATCGGGCTCCATCGCCAGTGGAGAGCACCTGTGCTTCATGGGCAgcgggagagaggaggaggacatgTACATGAACATGGTGTTGGCACATTTCCTACAG aaaaacaaagaatatgTCAGCATTGCTAAAGGAGGTTTTATGG cCCTCCAGCAGCATCTGGTAGACATGAATGTCGAGGGACTGGACTCCTCATATATGCACTGGATCGTCAGTACGTCTGGATCTCACAGCAGTCTAAGCTCCGCTGAT GGAGAATCTCTGAGCAGCCCTGGAGACAGCAAAGGTGTCAAGTCCCTGGTCAACAAAATGACGTTTGCTCTGAAGTCCAAGTCAGTCAACGTAAAGGAGAAAATGATCAGCTTCATTGAGAATACCTCGACCCCCGTAGACAG AATATCTTTCAATCTGCCCTGGCCAGAGAAGGTGATTCCAGATCG ACATGTGAGCAGCAGTGACCGAGTCGGCAAACCTTACCGGGGTGTGAAGCCTGTTTTCAGCATTGGTGATGAAGAGGAGTATGACACAG ATGAGATCGACAGCTCATCGATGTCGGATGACGACCGGAAGGAGATTGTCAACATTCAGACCTGGATCAACAAACCAGAtgtaaaacatcacattccATGTAACGAGGTGAAAGAAACAGGTCACATGTTCCCCAG TCACTTGTTGATCACAGCGACTCACATGTACTGCCTGAGGGAGATCGCCTCCAGGAAGGGTTTTGCCTACATCCAATCCAGACAAGCACTGAACTCTGTGGTGAAGATCACCTCCAAAAAGAAGCACCCGGAACTGATTACATTCAAGTTTGGGAGCAACAATTCAGCTGGAGTGGAGATATCAGCCGTCGAGAG GTATTTGATACCCAACGCAGGCGACGCCACAAAGGTCATCAAGCAGCAGATCATGAAAGTTCTGGATGCTCTGGAGAGCTCGTAA
- the tbc1d23 gene encoding TBC1 domain family member 23 isoform X2: MADAAEEALQGSWDQDLAEALDSGGSDMEMERSIIQVQESSAQHRAKMWKIALNVSGKGDSLSPWDGVLDLPEQTLIHNRSQQLIDQLGASEEDRSETVSDVESVITFYCKSRNITFTPELSWPHLLKPLLGLQLPRSDLYNCFYAVMNKYIPRDCVPNGRPFHLYRLLLQYHEPELCSFLDTKKITPDSYAINWLGSLFSSHCPPDVTQSLWDSYLQQADPFLIFFLMLIILVNAKETILAQEGGSKEEIIKMLEASPSLLESEDIEDLFSLAQYYQSKTPLSLRKMNQNLFGSSLVALKEEDTDLSQALCLPVSVPEILQANQLQQDGVRFFVVDCRPAEQYNAGHLSTAFHLDSDLMLQNPSEFALSVKSLLEAQKQSLESGSIASGEHLCFMGSGREEEDMYMNMVLAHFLQKNKEYVSIAKGGFMALQQHLVDMNVEGLDSSYMHWIVSTSGSHSSLSSADGESLSSPGDSKGVKSLVNKMTFALKSKSVNVKEKMISFIENTSTPVDRHVSSSDRVGKPYRGVKPVFSIGDEEEYDTDEIDSSSMSDDDRKEIVNIQTWINKPDVKHHIPCNEVKETGHMFPSHLLITATHMYCLREIASRKGFAYIQSRQALNSVVKITSKKKHPELITFKFGSNNSAGVEISAVERYLIPNAGDATKVIKQQIMKVLDALESS, translated from the exons ATGGCGGATGCCGCGGAGGAAGCTCTTCAGGGCAGCTG GGACCAGGATCTAGCTGAGGCTCTGGACTCTGGTGGCTCAGACATGGAGATGGAGAGGAGCATCATCCAGGTCCAGGAGAGTTCAGCTCAGCACAGGGCAAAGATGTGGAAG ATTGCTCTAAATGTCTCTGGAAAAGGAGACAGCTTGTCTCCCTGGGACGGCGTTCTCGATTTGCCAGAACAAACGCTCATTCACAACCGCAGTCAGCAGCTGATCG ACCAGCTGGGAGCCTCAGAGGAAGACAGAAGTGAAACGGTGTCTGATGTGGAGTCTGTCATCACTTTCTACTGTAAGTCTCGTAACATTACGTTCACCCCGGAGCTCAGCTGGCCACACCTGCTCAAACCACTGCTGGGGCTTCAGTTGCCCCGCAGCGACCTCTACAACTGCTTCTACGCTGTCATGAACAAATACATCCCCAG AGACTGTGTGCCAAATGGCCGGCCTTTCCACCTGTACAGACTACTGCTGCAGTATCATGAACCAGAGCTCTGCTCATTCTTGGACACCAAAAAGATTACACCTGACTCCTACGCCATCAACTGG CTTGgcagtctgttttccagccactGCCCTCCTGATGTTACCCAGTCTTTGTGGGACTCCTACCTCCAGCAGGCCGACCCCttcctcatcttcttcctcaTGCTCATCATCCTCGTCAATGCCAA AGAGACCATCCTTGCACAAGAAGGAGGCAGTAAAGAGGAAATTATCA AAATGCTGGAAGCGTCTCCTTCACTCCTGGAATCTGAGGACattgaagatttgttttccctGGCCCAGTATTACCAGAGCAAAACCCCTCTGTCGCTCAGAAAG ATGAACCAAAATCTGTTTGGCAGCAGCCTGGTGGCGCTTAAAGAGGAAGACACTGACCTGAGTCAGGCTCTGTGTCTTCCTGTGTCTGTCCCTGAAATCCTGCAGGCGAACCAGCTGCAGCAG GATGGGGTGCGTTTCTTTGTGGTCGATTGTCGACCAGCAGAGCAGTACAACGCTGGGCATCTGTCCACGGCCTTCCACCTGGACTCTGACCTG ATGCTCCAGAATCCCTCTGAGTTTGCTCTCTCTGTGAAATCCCTCTTGGAGGCACAGAAGCAATCTTTAGAATCGGGCTCCATCGCCAGTGGAGAGCACCTGTGCTTCATGGGCAgcgggagagaggaggaggacatgTACATGAACATGGTGTTGGCACATTTCCTACAG aaaaacaaagaatatgTCAGCATTGCTAAAGGAGGTTTTATGG cCCTCCAGCAGCATCTGGTAGACATGAATGTCGAGGGACTGGACTCCTCATATATGCACTGGATCGTCAGTACGTCTGGATCTCACAGCAGTCTAAGCTCCGCTGAT GGAGAATCTCTGAGCAGCCCTGGAGACAGCAAAGGTGTCAAGTCCCTGGTCAACAAAATGACGTTTGCTCTGAAGTCCAAGTCAGTCAACGTAAAGGAGAAAATGATCAGCTTCATTGAGAATACCTCGACCCCCGTAGACAG ACATGTGAGCAGCAGTGACCGAGTCGGCAAACCTTACCGGGGTGTGAAGCCTGTTTTCAGCATTGGTGATGAAGAGGAGTATGACACAG ATGAGATCGACAGCTCATCGATGTCGGATGACGACCGGAAGGAGATTGTCAACATTCAGACCTGGATCAACAAACCAGAtgtaaaacatcacattccATGTAACGAGGTGAAAGAAACAGGTCACATGTTCCCCAG TCACTTGTTGATCACAGCGACTCACATGTACTGCCTGAGGGAGATCGCCTCCAGGAAGGGTTTTGCCTACATCCAATCCAGACAAGCACTGAACTCTGTGGTGAAGATCACCTCCAAAAAGAAGCACCCGGAACTGATTACATTCAAGTTTGGGAGCAACAATTCAGCTGGAGTGGAGATATCAGCCGTCGAGAG GTATTTGATACCCAACGCAGGCGACGCCACAAAGGTCATCAAGCAGCAGATCATGAAAGTTCTGGATGCTCTGGAGAGCTCGTAA